The following nucleotide sequence is from Salvia miltiorrhiza cultivar Shanhuang (shh) chromosome 7, IMPLAD_Smil_shh, whole genome shotgun sequence.
tcttagtagtcagctctgccagctgcgtagcAATCGCCGCCTGCTGTGTAACCatcgctgccataggatcagaactggaagcagctgcaatctttttcaattgtattcgctctgatggccattggtagctcgtagaagccatactatcaataatgctccatgcttcagaactgcttttctggagtagagagccacctgcagctgtatccatatgcatccgTGTACGTTTCCCGCAGGCATTGTAAAACATGATCccgagcgtgccttcatcaaatccatggcttgggcactttctgagcttttcctgataccgctcccaagtatccgctagcttttctccttcaaactgttgaaactgcacgatgtccatcttcaatttcaaagtAAGGCCAGGCGAATGAAACTTGCGCAGGAACGCATAAGCTAAGTCCTCCCACATggtattctctcccagctgcagcgtatgataccacgacttcgccttatcccgcagtgagaaaggaaaaagacgaagacggataatgtcatcgggaACACCACTCATCTTCATCGTGCTACATAGCTCCAGAAAATACGCCAGGTGCgtattagggtcttcgatcgcttgtccaccatattggctctatTGGACCATTGtaatcaaacccgttttcaacTCAAAATTGTTAACATTTACTCGTGGGGGTTCCTGGTACACATATTGCGGTATGAACGCCTCATTGATAGCGGGTTGCTTCTGAGCCTCTCCAGTCTCCTTTTCATCAATCAACTTTTTcaattgctcttgcagagctcgaatttgaatTTGCTCAGGTGTAGCCATCGTATTTGACTCAGCTTGATTATTTTGCTTCTGGAGATTGCGCAAAGTAGCGTTTATTTCAAGATCCAACTAAAAAAGAGGATTAccgtgagatcttgtgttcatgcgCAACCTACAAAACACACCACTTAAAAGTtagaacagaaaaataaaaacaaataaaaacctgTAGTACTATAAAGccctatcgaaaatattaaagcaacttcttaacagtccccggcaatggcgccaaaaagttgatcactatttttcttaacaacaatgactgcaactaacacaggtaattgtagcaagcaacaagtaatcgagtatcgtatcctcagggactgacacaacgaagcaactctagctatctcctaaacagactataacagtataCAGGCAACAAAAAGTAGGAAAGTTTGATTAACACTCAACTTAAatagcaacaaataaaatatgataaaaactccaataataaaagactctgaccctagggatatacttttactaattaattacatgcatttaatctattgattcaattaccaatttaatccaaccctgatgagagatcacagaactattcacaagcttctctaacgaacacctatgaaagtagattaatttactccccttcacattcaagattccaaggaataaattaactcccaagcgtacacaaagaatagctcactatagtttcacctatcccattcaagcgtcaaggctactactataacatacattcctgaatcggctgaacaattatcgcattcaagactcaaactgaacagctagacatgtaaaatattggccaaataattcacaagaaatcaagcaccaggaccATGAaacacaagttggaaggcaaattgatatcaataaatcatacacacataattaatcagctatgtacaaaccctaggttcagattaacgaactagccagacatcgtaaaataaaacataaacatattaAACAAGAGaataattgtaaaaactaaattatataaaaccgtAGTAAATGAATgtaacagcttgaatcttcactCTTGCATAAATCAAAATCCAGTGCTCTAAGAATTGAAAAGGAATAAAAACTAAAGTtatgaaactgaaaaataaaagctgggaaccctagataggtcaaaagaagacctatttatagtcttagggtaaaaCATTGAGTTCTAAATCGAAATAACATCGAAAAATGGGAAAAACGCGGACAGCTTAAAACACACGGACAAAACGGCGGCCTGTTCGCCGAACAGGTCACCGAATTTGCCTTAAAATCCACccaaattcggcggtcgccgaattttCACCATACAGCAGAAATTTCTTCCAGGGAATTCGGCGGCCAACTCGGCAATCGTCGAGTTGGTCGCCATTTTTGTTCTTCAAATGGCCAATTTTCGGTGGTCAACTCCTTTGACCGCCGATTTGCCTCCTTCTCGTCCCGACTTCcgaatcttcgtcttttctcaattttcgagctcgattctctcaaaactcttcttTTAAACATATTCCTTACAATCCATACTCCAATACCACTCATTCCTGCATCAAAACAGCCAAAACTACACCCGATCGtgaaatcataaaataatatcCAATGAATTCCAAATGATAATAAAACAGgcgtaaaatcgacttaaaccgcataatataaaccataaaaaccatgcaaaatgagtgtttatcaagaaccaacaaaattatacaaatctattaaaaaatataactttATTTTTTGGCCTTTTTCTTCAGTTTCTTTTCTCTGGTGACGCGAGCTATGTTTCTTTATGCTCATCAGTTAATTGACCGTAATTGTTGAATAACCGCTCTATGAGAACTTTGTACTAAGACACATCGTGTACTAAGTCAAGTTCTGTGATGTTAGCTGCTCTTATAGCTTTTGCTTCAATTGCAGCTTAGTCCACTCATCATTCTGCTATCTTAGGCGGGGAGTAAGAGATCTTTGGTGGAGCCCTAATTCTTGCGTGAGCCTCATAGGCTCCATTCACTATTCTCCTTACGATGTCATGATCTTCATAACATTACAAGAAGTAGATAAAACCATTAGTGGTTACCTCTTCAGGAAACCAACAAAATAGTATCGGTGGTCGATAAATTTTTGTGTAATCTCTTACTAGTGATCATTGAGATGACCAAGACACCACTTATCGACATGCTTCTAGTATAGCATATATCCAATTGTTATGTCTTCTTATCATTCTTCTCTTAGAAGCAACCAAGAAATTGTCTCGATCTCTCTCGCCTTTTGCTCGATGTCCACCTCAACTTTTGATTTTCCATGTTTGCTGATAGAATTTTTCGATTCTTGCAACTTTTTCCTCTGGTGTCTCTTCAACGAATTGTCGTCTCTGAGCTCATTTCTCCTTGTGCCACTAGGAGTGTTGGGGAGGGTATTTAACGACATAGACTAGAGCTTCTGCTTATAAGGTGATAGTGACGGATCATCTAACAACTTGAATATGACATTAGCAAGTGCTGAAGTGGAGTGTGTTACCTTTATTCTTCTTTCAGCTAAGGCAATAACGActtctaaataatttttttcttcttcaatagCTTCATGGACCATTTCAGGGACCTCGAGTTCATCAATTGTATTTCTGAGAAATTCATTCAACTAATCTTACATTGTGATTGTCTAGATGATATTGTTGAGGGATTTTAGTATATCTTTAGATTCTGTGGAAGATAAGTAGCAACTAAATAGATCGGTCTCTAGATGTAAACTTCAGGTTTTGACTTTGTCAACCGCATTGTTTGTGATTGTTGGGGTCCTGGAGGGTTGACtgataggtgtatgggggggaggaaATACACATGTGGACTATTTTtcacaaacaaaacaaacttaaccaGATTTCAATTCGAAATAGGTTGTAGTCTGATACTGAAAATACTTCAGTAAAATGACTTTAGTCGAGCACTaggcttaactgatatccaagtaaggcttcagtctagtttgtaaaacagagtagaatTATTAATCTCTTTGACTATCTGTTGAGTCGTCAGTAggattaataactcagcagcagaatttaaacttaatgcgaatagcctttagaaaagaGTTTGCCActtgtaaaatccttagttacactttccagttaatccagttcagttgaaaacaGTTTAGCACAAGTAAGGGAATAACTGAAAgtagataaagaacacaaggatttttacgtggttcagaaacaACTTTCCTTTCCTACTtccacggccagatgattagtctgTGGGCTTATGCTTAAAGGTACACAACAAACCTACCAATCCACTCTGAATTGGGTTTAACACATAGCACGCCCTGACACTGTCGTGTTCAATCAACAAATGCTAAGGTCTTTGGAGACAGAACCATTAATCTGAATTCCCTCTTGGCTTAACTGGTGCCTAGGTAACCGCCTTATTTAGTTTTCTGGTACTCAACAACAACCATTTGGCTTACCGGGTGCCAAGGGACTGAACTGTTTAGTTtgctggtactaaacaacaaccacttgaCTTAGCTGGTGCCAAGGAACCATCTGTTTAGTTTCTTGGTACTaaaaaaccactcaaacacACTTTTCTCTTGTTTGAAAAGAGGTTTggactcttccaactaagattactgagaacaggctcttAAGTAATCCATTCTATgcttaagataaaacaaaaagtGCCTAGTTTattaagagagtttaggtaatcagctaGACTAATTTTACAACGATgattactctcttcttcgattcgaaatctatctatctatggAAATGCTAGCTATTTAATTCGACAGAGCTTCAACCTATGTCTTCGAATCGGTTCACCCCAGATTGAAGGttttcctcgagctctatttatagatgaagtcttgaatagatccgttggagagatggtcttcaggatttTTGCTGTTATGAGACATTCCGTGCTATGGGCTGAGGCTTTAATCTGCTTGACTCCTGATTGGTTACGAGTTTGAATCTTCTTTGTCCTAGAAGCATGGTGCGACAGTACTTTggcaccaaaaagaaaagttggCGTACtggaaaggacgatcttcaaattTGATGCATTTAATGCCGTTGCAggagcatttaatgcggatcTCTGAGCTTCAGTCCGAAGAAGAAATTTGACTGATAAAGTTTCAATAATCAGTTGTGCTTTTATCTTTTACTTGATCATCCGTTGACTTTAGTAAGGTTGTCCTTTGTATCTCCAGTATCTTTCCTCAGTTGATCAGTCTTTAGTCGAGCTTTGATCTTCaaagtcttcagtcttcagtttcttCGGTCTTTGTCATCGAGAAACTACAGCTATCAGTTACCTTCATTCTAGTCAAACGATTGAActctaacagttgagttcaaGCAAGAAGTCTAGTTTAAAGAAGATAAATCTAAGGCATAGTTTGATAGGGTTGGATACGTTAGTTTGTTAATTAATCCGACATGTACTTGGTGTTTGATAGAATTGGCAAATAACCAAAGTGGCCCGCATCAGCCCGACGGCCTGCATTAATTATGTTGTTTCGCCTCGTTTAATTAACCGGCATTGGGTGTCGGTTTACATTAATCTGAGAGGGCTCGActtcatttaaaaaattcaaatttcatattTTCCCTCTGaaaatagattttaaaaaattggtttCAACAAATCTGCCATTTTCATCTGCTTTGTCGTGAATAAGGCTCCGTCGAACTGGTACGCAATTCTCATATGAACCAAATTGTATCTCTTcttccattcttttttctctgaTAATCATCTCCGGCCATGTATGAAATTTTTTGAAAACTTTTTTTCCATTTGtcttgtaaatttttttttttgccggAGAATTGGAGAAATTTGTTACGGAAAAAATGCAATTGATTTCGGAATGAACCATGTGAAAAATTGATTTGATGTTCTTTTCGTGGTGACCATGGATtcaatttatgtatatttttgctTTTATTCTTACATCTTGCGGGCTCTGTTGAGGAATAAGATGTGATTATGATTGACTGCTACATTTGTCGACCTTAATATGGCTTCTCTTATTTGATTTTCTATTTTACAAGGTAAAAGATTGAAGGCTCTTGTACTCTGGCTGCTGCAACAATTCCTTTCCACCCCAAGGCACGGCAAAAGGTTTGGCTTTAGCAACCATTTCAGAACCTCCTTACTTGATGGTTAGAAATGTGTAAGATGATGGAAAATGTTATTTCTGATATGTATTGGGTTGCTGTGCTGATTATCTTGTTTGGTGATTTGTTtcctttttgattttttctatttttgattttttctgtTATCTATTTCATATTGGCTGTAATCTCCTTTGATTGACAGTCACTTACTCCATCTTTGTTTCTGTGCTTTTATATTGGTTTGGTTGGTGATTTGTtgtgtttttaaaaaaaaagtgaaatccATGATCTGTGGTAAGATTATGGAgactcgttctgcccataatcTCTACACCCGTCTTACAAATTGTTATGTTATTGGATTGATTGCAGTTGTTGTTGAATTTGGTACTACACAATGACAAACACATCCATTAACAAGAAAGTTGTGGCTTGGATGATTGAGGAAGTTATGCGTCAATTTTACAACCAACTAGTCGTTATTATAGAAGTAATCATTAGGCTGAAATCCTATAAGAGAAAACGTGGCTGCGAGTCTCAGCCTTACAGCTATATAGCTCAGATTCCCGATCAAGTAAAGCACTTAAACCGATTAACTAATGTTAGTGATGTAGATTGTATACTCAATCTAAGGATGGACCGCAACACATTCGGTCGAAAGCAACTAGGTTCTTTGGATGACGGTAGATATGTAAGTCTTGAAGAACAAGTGGCGATGTTCTTGTCAATCTTGGCACATCACAAGAAGAATAGGATTGTCTATTTTGATTTTTGGAGATCAGGGCAAACAATATCACATTACGTGCATATTGTCTTGAAAACCATTTTGAAGATCCATGTACTTCTACTGGTGAAACCACAACCCGTTCCCGAAGAATGTAATCACTCGAGGTGGAAGtggtttaattaaaaataatgtaaCAAAAGCTTATATAAATCAATAAGTCAATATGTTGCAATTTTTTGACGAATATGTGAAAAGGTCTATCGATTTTACAACAGCCTATATGGATGCCTCGGTGCATTAGACGGCACATATACTAGTGTGTTGGTGCCCAATATTGGCAAGGCCAGGTATAGAACACGTAAGGGCCAAATCGCGACCAACATGTTAGGAGTTTGTGATCGCAATATAAAGTTTGTGTATGCATTGCCGTGTTGGGAGGGCTCAGCGGCTGATTCACGCGTACTCCGGGATGCAATCAACAGGCCACATGGATTTAGAGTCCCCCGTGGTACGTTTCTACAGCGAAATTCTGTGGTTTTTTCTtatcaatatatttttaatcGGTCTTCATGATTTCAATTGTTTAGGGAACTATTATTTGGTAGATTGTGGATATGCAAATAGTGAAGGTTTTCTAGCACCGTATAAGGGAGTCTGTTACCATTTGAAGGAGTGGGGGCCTATTAATGCAAGGCCACAAAATGCTGAGGAGTTGTTTAATCTACGACATGCTAAAGCTCGGAATGTTATTGAACGTGCATTTGGGATCCTAAAGATGCGATGGGCTGCATTGAGAAGTACAACGTATTATCCGATCAAAGTTCAAGTTAGGCTAATCATGGCGTGTGTTCTTCTTAAAAACTTCATTCGTTCCAACATGGCAATCGATCCGATCGAGCAGCAATACGATCTTCTCCTCCAAGACCTCGAGAACACCAATGACGAGCAAGAGTATTTCGTTGACACAATTGGCTCATCTCAATGGTGGAACGCGGACAGGGATGCCCTCGCTCAAACAATGTGGCAGCAATATTTACATGCTATGAATTAATGCATGTGTAGTGATTAACACACAACCATCTATTTAAGTTGGAATTTATGACCAATGTGTTTATGATCTGTACTTTGTCCTATTCATTAGAATTTTGGTATAGATATGTTGTgatatttttgttgtttttttcttATTGGATGGAATTAGACCATTTCTATATTTGTTGTCTTTGCTTAATGAAGATGATTTCTTGTAGTTGATTGtttttttcttctcctccaaGCATGTaatcatcattttcacattGCTTTTGCAGTAAAAATGGAAGATTGGCAGCAGTACGTAAGCAAAACACCAATGTGTGAATGTGGTAATGGACGGATGCAGGGTGGACGTCGAGAAATCCGGGAAGATGTTTCTACAAATGTCCATTGAAAGGCGTGATCAGCGATCACCTTAAAGGATTCATATGGTGTGATGAATATCAACATCCGGTGGAGGCAATGAACTTTGTTCCGCACGAACAGGCAGCCACCTCACAATCCGCATGTTCGTTTACTTCAGAGCAACGCGATGTACCAATGTTCCCGGGGAATCATTGCAATTCACGCCAACCgtatatatatcaaattgatTTACTACTTGTTTATGTGTTCATGGctgttgttattttattactTGGAGTTTTTCTAGGATTTGTCATTGCTAAGATGACATAGGTtaggtattttcaattttaaagacCCATGGAATACTTCACTCGAATCTTTTTGTTGGGAAatttatggaatatcctaatccttgttttgatgataccaaaatctataggacttaattgtaatagactagaaccttttgaactcaagtgttagagttcgtttctagtttagttagcagttctgaagactaaagactgaaggacgaaggattgaagactgaagactgaagataccaactgaagtatcagttgaagaatcagttcggaactgattacttaatgcgtgccgcgtagattcagcggactgatactaaagtcaagtatcagttaaacattcttcctcggactgaacctccaacgttcaaaggaagtcaCGTACtcaaaaagtacagccgcattaaatgcagagatctcaggatcatccctctctgcagagttCATTcttatttggtggctactttatcagagacgtcacatctcctgctcttcaacatagtcgttctcaccaaacaaggaacctcgaagattgaagcctcagcccaaattcgaaaagctctccaatggaagaaatcttgaagacgttctccgccaacggatctattcaagacctctcctataaaaagcgctcgaggatcacttcaatcttcaccgattcaacaacataagctgaaactctgtcaaaatagtttctcagccaaaagcttaacctccccaaagcttgaatcgaagaagataattccaaagccaaaaatcagtcactgctgattacacacattctcttagaccttaggcaaacctctattcacccagaagcctaggtcaaactagatccaaagaacttgttctttgaagtttagttgccaggatttcaaacctcccttctagatagaatcgagtgtttgagtgaaaagaagttcaggaaggtactctgactccgtgaaatcctagtgcaaggtcgtgctaggagtgagaaatccaacgcgagtgaagtgttggtactgaagagtggaatcttcagtggtacggttgtgtgcacccggcaagcacacgacggtttgcagtgcaccagttaagcacttgcggagtagattgttggtctgatcaaccgaccgtggatgtaagaagtgttttccgaaccacgtaaaagtctctgtgttatttatagctttcagttttacattcttacttgtgttcttacttttgataaactgaattctgattaactccaaagagaaacctaagactaacaacgtgctcaaccgaggctattacgaaacaaagttatttccgctgcgtatgttatcagtctgactgatctatcctctgatagtcaggaagacttgtaacatctctgtcttagcaaactcgactgaagccttaacgtgcatcagttaagttccagtgacttaactgataactccttactgaagagtatttcagtatcagtcgtcagccctatttggtcaaaactcctttctgttaataggtgtcttgtttgcttgtaaagtttcgctttgatctctatcttgagatccctctgttttagacgagaaaaatagcccataggtgtatccccccctccccatacacctattcgagaccctccggacctaacacttttGATCATGGGAGATTTATATTTTGTGGGTGTTTAGGTGTCTTAAATTTGTGGGATTTTAGGTGCCAAAATTATATCAAGACACACTTCAGTTTTCGTCTTATTTCTTGTGACATTTGTGGGTGTTTGTGaattagtataattttttttttagcatttatAAGATGGCTTCTGCAATTCATAGCAATTGCATATGAAGAAAAATTAATCACGTTCTAACCTAATTAAAAAAGTAATCAAAATGCTAAAAATAAGgaaattaatcaaatatttcaTAATTCTTACTCCTCTCACTCTCAACACAATTTAtctgagattttatttttcctAATCTCAAGATGGTTACACTAATTAATtgcatatttataatatttttattttattaaaatttcataCTAGTGTTTACATTTAttatttctacttttttttttgcattcaTAAGATGGCTTCTGCAATTCATATCAATTGGATTGGACGAATTTCTTTGCTATGTTTGCatttattatttctatttttttttttttttgcattcaTAAGATAGCTTCTGCAATTCATATCAATTGGATTGGACGAATTTCTTTGCTATTTAAAAAATGCATCCATTAAGCAATGAGGGAAGATAGCTTATGAAAtttgtgaaaaattaaatacaaagcAAATAGGTGGTGGTTACCTCGTCGTTTCATGTAATTAATTGCATGCAAAAGTGTTTTAAAGCCTAATCCCTTGTGCAAAGAACATTGGTTGATGCATAGAGTAATGATGATTAACTTACAGCAAGAATTTAAACCAATCCAAATAAATCCATCCAAATTCCACAAATCTGATGGATATATATCAAATCACTTTACTGATTGTAATTAATACACTCCTCAACTGCacttcttcttctcggtttTTCTCTTTAAAAATCAAGGTTTTTCTCATTGTTAATGCATCATCCTTCTCCTTTCACTACATGTTTCTACATAAAAAAACAGAGAATGTCTTTGAGGGATATTGACATTCAGTCTTGGTACATCTACGATGACCAATGGAATGCAGCGCGCGACAAGTTCCTTCTTGAGTCGTTGATAGCGAAGAAGGATGAGTGTGAACCCGTTCCGCCGCACAAGTCAGTCCACGCAAAATTATGCGTACTGAGCTCTCTCAACGAAGCTTTCAACACCATGTTCGAGATCGGCGTTGTTGAAGAAAGGATTGCCTTTCTTAAAGGGCGACATTCGACTTTCAAGCGCATGTCTAAGAATAATGGAGCCCATTGGGATGTGGAGAAGAACATGGTGATTGCAACGGACATCGTGTGGAAAGGAATCATCAAGGTAAGGAATATGATTTGCAAGCTTTTTTTATGTTGCCCATAAACTTCGCcctttttgcattttttttttgtttaaggATGACGAGTTCGCCAAGGCTTATTTTTGGAAGGGGGAACCCGAGTGGCGCAACCTTTGCAAGCTTTTCGATCCCGTTGATGTCAAAGCAGAGTCATCGACTTCCCGCACTGTGATCGTCATCAGTGATACACCTACTGAGAAGCTTGGTTGTAGCTCTAGCACCCCGATCTATTCTCCTCATTCTCCAGGTGAGGTGACCTCTCCCAAGCTACAAGGACCGTCTCGTCTAGCACGCCGGCTATTTGGTGATCGGAGTAAGTGGTCGTAGATTAAGCAGAGCCTGTGGTTATCGGAGCCAAATGTCGTTGCTCTTGgcattgatgatgatgaatgagCACTGGTGATGATGCATTTGATAACATACCAGAGGCCTCGTGTGGTTCGTCGTGGGCTCCTTGGTACTAGGCTGTTCTCAGTTTGTCTGTTGTGTTAGCTTGCATTTCTAGCTGTGAGATGGCTTCTGTGTTTTTATGTTTCTTTAGATTGAATTTTATTTTGTCCCTCCCTCAAATCAAGATGCCTGGGTGAAAGGTGATCTTATTGCTAAGATGGGGGAGTTTTTATTATCATATTTTGAACTATATGAATGAACTAATGCggtattttattaaaattagcaGCTTGTTTGACCCTGTTTTTCATAATAATTGAGACCAAAATGCAGTTTCAAATCACTAGAAACATTGATAGAAGCTTGAATGCGAGATAAAGAAAGTATTTGGGCAACTTATGAATGGAAATCATGGATGTAGTGTTGAAGACATAAATACAGATATAATCCACAAATAAAAGGAGATAAATATAACTCCAAACACCACAAAGATAACTTAATAACCACAATTGTCATAGCATGTAACTAAGTACAGTTTTCAAAACACCAGTTACACATCCACATAGCATATATAGCCAAAGAAAAACATGCATAATAGTTAGAACAAAAGAAACCAAACCTAATTGAAATAAAGTACTGAAACCACAAAAATAAACCAAACCAAATTGAAACAGAGTACTAAAAATGAAGGAAATTCAGCAGTTGTCTTCCCACAAACAGGCAAAAGGATAGGTTGGCTTGTTTCAGTCTACTTGCAACGCATTTGCAGCACGCGCATAAGGTACTCTTGCCTTGCTCCTTGAGGGAGGCTCATGAAAATCTCGAGCCTCTCTCTCTTATCCACGAGTATCTCACATACATCGAACTTGTCGCTGATATTGAGTCCAGGTATGGCACACACAGTCTCGAACACTTCAGTCCTTGCTTGAGCTAGATCAAATTCGTAGCCAATTCTATTTTTAATGTGCTCCAGCCTCTTGTCTGTGTTGCGACCAATTTCAAGCAGCAGCTCGCGAACTCCATCAAGGCCATCATCTTGCTTGTGCTTTTTGCTGGCATTCCATCTCTCTCGTCCACACTTTTGACTATCGCAGACACTACCTTCAGCCACATCATTCACCAGCTCTTCCCCACCCTGTGGCGGTGGAGTCATGTCATCGCTGTTTACATCGTACGCGACATTGTCACGACCAATCATCTCATTAACAACTTCCATGAAATCTTCAGCTTTGTCCCCTGTTGCCCGGTCCTTGCCGAATATAATTTTCCAGTCATCATATAGGGGCCAGCTTTTGTAGTGCATATTGCGCGCGTTGTTGTCAACCCATAAAGGAAAACAAGGTATAGATAAGTTCATATATATTGCTCACATATCTACAGCTCAAGAAAAAATGGTGCGCATACCTTGGCGATCTGTTCCCACTGCTCGTTGTTAATGTCTATCATGTAGTCACCGTTGACGTTGAATCTGAACCCGCTCTTACCAAACATTGCATTAAGCGAATAGTAGTTTTTATTCCAAGTCCCTATTTTGGAGTTGATATGTGGATTAAC
It contains:
- the LOC130994170 gene encoding uncharacterized protein LOC130994170, which produces MTNTSINKKVVAWMIEEVMRQFYNQLVVIIEVIIRLKSYKRKRGCESQPYSYIAQIPDQVKHLNRLTNVSDVDCILNLRMDRNTFGRKQLGSLDDGRYVSLEEQVAMFLSILAHHKKNRIVYFDFWRSGQTISHYVHIVLKTILKIHVLLLVKPQPVPEEWNYYLVDCGYANSEGFLAPYKGVCYHLKEWGPINARPQNAEELFNLRHAKARNVIERAFGILKMRWAALRSTTYYPIKVQVRLIMACVLLKNFIRSNMAIDPIEQQYDLLLQDLENTNDEQEYFVDTIGSSQWWNADRDALAQTMWQQYLHAMN